The window ataccatcaaataaacccccaaggatacaatacccatataggagcaaaaccagcccaaaacccaacccaataggagagagaaagacttgtagagctggagagagaaaggtgcggccaggtctatGGGAGTttgattgagctgcacttttgggtgtagatagtctctagggagggtacaaaaacccccaaatatgaagggcttctgacggttggttatggagttatgcgcttttttgattttcagacctaggagagagaatgtgaagaattctgtaggaacaacaacttgtcttcctcagataaccttcaagagaggatcgattaatcttcttagagtatagaacccgtcctccaaaggatttgcaaatcagatctcaaacttgggcagcaatgagggtcgattggcttcaagaacaagaactctttggctgactgattctgattttgtatgctttaacaagtctgaacttctaataacaataaacagaaaataaaaatagaaaaagaaaaatcgatagacggttgagaagggtgaaagagaataaagaaatgggtagctcacccctcaggtttttggtatcacacccctcaaaggtttaggcatctcacctctcaataacatcttttagctaaagagtaatcactcactAATTCATTCATTTCAATAtgaaattataagtacataggctcctctatttgtagggggcagaatagcaatcaaactactattaggagctagtttcccaataggattagacactcctactacaactaggaattcaaaataggactaggacttgactttatgactccaacatagagtaggactaactaactactagtccatataggactttacaactgaccaatggcctaatgggcctttattgaattaaatagcaactaactaaactaatgaattaaatctcgtttttctatcttctacccatattttaggcccattaaagtggtccatttcaaagaaaacccatgggatcaaatgcccaacacatatataacacaacccaaggcttatttgcaataaaataagcccaagtgacttatctacatcatagggggtaaggctgcgtatatttgcccctcccaagcctgtagtagcgggagcctagtgcactgggttgctcttttttcaATAGGGTTTCCCCCTTGCGTGGAGAGGGAATCTCTTACGAAGTGctacaaaattaaaatagaaacttgCCTAATGTAAGACCTAACTTCTAGATAcatctcaaaatagaaactagtaaGGCTTTATAAAGTCCAGCCTTCTAAAACAATCATGGACACTAAAAGTAGAAACTTTGTAAACTAAACAAGTAGTAACATATCAGCAACATCCTACTACTAAACTAGAAGTATTTAAAATAgacataaataaaagaaaatcttctaaaaaccCCCTCTCCACTCAAGGCATGAATTGATGCAGAAATGGGCCTAACCAGACCCACAGTATtggaccaaaaaataaaaaatagaccTAAAAGTCTGGCTTGCTGGACCTTCGTCTCTTCTTTCTCAGCTGATCTACATACTTATATCACATCCCAAATTCAGAAAGAAGACTTGCCAAAACTGTGTTTTTAAGGTGCAGCTTTCCCCTCGAAAGGAGGGAAATGCAAAATATGGAGCTAATGAACCCTCCCCCTACCCCCTGACTCCCTCTCTCATGATGTTCTGTGACAAAAGGAAGGGAATGAAATAACTgacaaacagaaaaaaaaaactatagtaGGACAAGATCCACAGAGAATATTTACTGGAGACATGACATATTCTCCTGATTCATGTACCTTAGTGTGcttcttatgaattttttttactgcTAATTGTGGTTTTCTCTCCGATAGACTAAGGTTAAATTTTGGTTTTCAGCTAGTGCtaatttgttttgtcatttgtACTATCAATGAAGTCTTATGTACTTGGCGAGGTTCCTTCACTTAAGGACAGAATCACCATGGTTCGCCAGCTTTGGGATCTTACACGAGATGTCCTGGTATGGTCTCTTTGCTCACttaattgagttaatgtttaTCTGCATTTTTTTCCCCATGTCATAATCTAACTCATGAAATTTTCGGAAAGTATGCAAAATTCTCATGTGGTGCAATGTTATGAGTAcccctatttaaaaaaaatattcatttaatatttaatataattatgatttagttggaataaggctgaggtgctgttgttgttgttgtattcaatataattattatttatatcaTATTTATTATGACTATATAATATAAACCTTCTTTATGTGCTTTCCAAAACCTACTGAAGGATCAAATGTTGAACCTGCCTTGTAGattttatcccccccccccacccccaaaagaaaaaaaaaaaagggggggggggggaagagctCTAAAATTCATAGAAGGGAGTGATATTCTCACTTACCTGTAATTGTCTAGTGTCAACGGTGAATTGCTTTTGATTAGGAGCTAAAAATTTACCCTACTCACTAATCTTCCCACAAATCTCGCTAAACGTATTTTTTTCGAAGAATTATAGTTCTGTTTCAGTATCTAAAATAGGATCTCAAACTGTGTTTGGAACCCATACTCGTGTAAAAGTAGGTTTAATTTGTTGGGTTGGTCATCTGTGTAGCTTGCAAATGTTGATGGGTTGTCTTTATATTGAAAACTCTTTCATGGACTGATATTTTCTCTATTAATTTCTAAACAAGGTGACATATTTGGGGTAGGTTCTGGTTGAGCCTGGGACGCCGCATGGATTTAACATCATATCTCAAATGCGATCTCATATCCTGTGGATGGAAAAGAGGGTAATTTTTCCCATATACTATTTGTACTGATCTTTTAGTGTGGATGTTTATCCATATCTGTTATTAGGAATACTCAACTAATTATATTTCTATGGAATCTAGAAATGTCGGAAAGGTGATGGATCTGATGAGGCTTCCAAGGATATGGTGGCTTCCAAAAGTGGTGCATTTGTGGTTGCTCCTGTAAGTTTCATTTCTAATCCCAACATTGCGCTGTCTTTTACATTGATTTTTTCTTCAGCTTTGATCGTGGGTGTGTTCTTTACATTTGTTGTTGTAGTGCCCCCACGATGGAACTTGTCCATTGGAGAACACTAGCAAATATTGCCATTTTGTTCAGCGTTTGGAGAGGACTTCTTCACAGCGTGCATACAAGGTGAGTAGTGTAAATTGGGTgttggacttttggtttttcttaTAGTCAACAGCAATGCTTAAGAAACAGGACCTGAATGGATGGTAGGCCAGTCCCTTTCACAGTTACATATATATTTACCAAAAGTAGATTGGCGGTCAAACCAAAAAATGTCTCACttcgaatttttattttacttttttattttaattttttataaacctgttttgaagaaaaaactggCCAAACTAGGAAAAACTGTAAAATAAAAGTAGGGCGGTTCCCTTTTTTCTGTTCAAGTGCTGTTTTGGTCCGCTTTTAGAAACTATGGTTGTATGAACCCTGTTGGCCACCTTTTTTCATTCACAGATGCGACTTAACCAAAACTATTCAGACTTTCTGGTTgaatccatagttgtcaaagtgCTAGATGACTCAAGACCTTGGAGGGCCTTCCTAAGTGCTTGGGCGATCAGGCGGCTGCTAGGAAGTGCCTAGGTGACCTAAGTGTGCATGAACAATTTAAAACATGGATACAATTTTGTTCCCACTTCTCAAACCCAAAGGGGCATAAATCATGTGGCAGGGTTCATGGACACAGCTACCCACCCTAAAGTCCTCGTTAGTGTACTGTAAGTTTGTAATGTAAGGACAAACAAGTTCATATCTAtatagctatatatatatataattcgtTTTGTTAAAACACATGAATCGTAAGGGTAGTGGAGTAGAGGAGACGAGGAGTTACAAGACAGACAAAGAAATTCTTGAGACTGCCACTTGGAAAAGGACATGTGGGCACAATTGGATATATAGCACCCACCAGCTGTACAGtttatcttttccttccttATCCCTTTGTTTATAATTTTCAAGGCCAAATAATTTAGGTAAAACCGACTGACTAAGGAAGTGAGCAAAGGCCATCGAGACATTGATTATTACTGATATAACGGATCGAATCTGTGAACGGTGAGTTTCCCCTGTATGCTCTCTTCTTCGATTCTGTGGGCTGAGGTGTAAACTCTCAAAGGAAACATGAGACAGATATATGAGTGAGGCATAGGAGCCGGTTTTTAGAGCTTCATAGCCAAAGCATTATGATTCTAGCAGAGTACTCGGAGTTCACAATCGATTTCATTGTCAAAGCTAGGTCATGGGTTAGGCCCAACTGCCCAagtgtttttttctctcttttgtaatTTAGAAAAGCTTTGATTATGCCTGGTCTTTTCCAAATGATCCAACAGTCCAGTCAAATTTGTTCTTGATCAAATCATTGACATTGTCCACCTTATGACTTTGGGGTTTTATACCACTGCATAGTGAACCACTTCAAGGTTCTGACTCTACCTtttagggggagggggaagtacATACTTTAGCTTCTTGGTACTTGAAaaatgctttattttttgtaagCTGAAGTTGAAATATGCAAATTACTGACTCTTTCTTAACCTTTGTTTTCTGTAATTCCGTTCATCTGACCAATGAGTTAGTGTTACAATGTTTTGATGATCTGTTAGGCTCACTCCTGATCTCTGTTTGTTCCTGAGAGAAGGCAATTGACCAAtgtttcctatttcttctctatatTTCTGTGTAGAGGTCCAAGGGCGAACCTTTACGTGGATTTGAGGATgagaaattttgttttgttgcCTTAAGACGGGGGCAACGGCCACAGTGAGTGCTTCTTCCATAGCAATGTCACATTCAATTATGTGGATCTGGAAATTGGCATTAGTCTCCTTGTTACCTCGCTAAAATTTCGTAGCTACTGAGATGAACAACATGAACATTTGAGATGGACTAATACTTTATAAACCTATCCGATTTTTTATGTTCTGTTGCACCATTTGGCTACTTTGACCCCTCTCTCTTCTGTTTATCTGAATGTACTTTTTAATTTAtatactcccccccccccccccccaaccttaATAAAATTCAACAGGGAACCCTGGCCGCTTGATGGTATGACATTTGAAACTCTTAAGGAACAGCATGCTAGAAGGAGACCTGAGGATCTTGAGATTGATTATGGTATGTATTCTTTGATTTTGGTGGCACATTTTCACTTTAAATTATCAGTAGACATCCCTTCTCGAAGCATTTTTGTCACTGAGATCATGTCTTTGATTCTTATTGTCTCCATGAATTAAGAAGCTTATGTTCATTCAAACTACACAATTTTTAGCATGTTAGAAAATTTTCGGGGAATTAATTTGGAATTTGTGGGTTAATCAATAACAGAGGACCTATTTGGATCTGAGGATGAGGATACTCCCTATGAAGAGGAGGATCCAGTTTCCTACAACTCTGATGTTACAGAGACAGATGCCATGACAGAGCATGAagtggaagaagaggaagacgaaGCTGCCCATGCCAATCTAGGAAGTGGTTGGGGTCGCATTATCTTCTCACCTGTTCGGAGAGGCAAGCAAGTAGCAATGGATGTATGCCGATCAATTAAACGTGATGGGTCAGAGGGCTCTTTTGGCCGTATAGTCATCACCCAGAGCAAGAACCCTACCCTACACAAACAGGCAAGTAGGTCCCTATGGGGGGACTTGTGGCCTTTTTGAGTCTTCCACCATTTTACTGTTCGGTGAGACAATTGAATTGTGTAAAGAAACTATGTTTTAATGTTTGTATATTGGAAGCTCTATTTGGCTTTTGTTGTAATAGATCCCAAAGTCCTCCAAAGATAAGGCCATGAACAGTCCCAACCAAACATTTATTAGTTtgaaatttattatcatttttcctCTCCACAGTCCCACTAATAAAGGAATTCTTTTCAAATCTAAGGATTCGGTAATTCCGTTCCTGATGTAAGGTTGTTCCAAGCGAAGACATACATGTTGAGGATTATAAACACAGCCATTGAACATGGACCACTTTTTGCCATTGTTAAACACTAGCAAACCATTGTAGAAATTGATGCCGAGATCACGAAGCCCTTCGTGGACGACTGTTTGGTCCATCGGCAGATACTCTGATGGCTATGAGAGCCTATATGTTTGCACAGAATATCACCTTCCTGAATGTGCCAGCCATAGCTTACTTTCAGTACACAAATGCAGAGATTTCTAGTTTCATTGATGATCTTGTTGTCATGAGTCAAGACAGTCATTCATGGGTGGGATCAAAGAGCCTAAACGTTATTCCTCTAGAGATCGCCATTGGACTAAATCTCTAAAAATGCAACTGCAACCGGTAAGAATTGCCAATCAACCAATAGCGGGGTCTTGGCTGCTTCCAAGAACAATATTTCTTCTGTTAAAAGCCCAACCTTCTCCTATGAAGAGTGCATAAAGCTTTGTTGTTCACAAACAATAGAGTTCGCCAATGGCCAAAAAAGATTTCCTGATTAAAAATTCCAGTGTTTCCAACTGGGAAACTCTAGGTACAAAGACAACTAAACAAATTTGAATGCCCTTTTAGGACCTTAtccaaataatccaaaattgAGTAATTGATATGTAGATAGAAGGCATGGTAAATCTTGTGATAGTGGATCATAAAGCAAAGTTTATGGGTTAATTTTCTCAGAAATCCAAGATTTCCTTTCATCACGTTGTTCAGACTTGAATAACAGCCTATCATTACTCTTGAGGTTCACATAATCAACCTGCAGGAAAGATAAATcaccataaatatataaaaggaaTGGATAACGGGATCAAATTGAAACAATAAGAGTAGAAAGGCTGAAAACTAGCAAACCTCCTCTGGGTCCAAAACCAAAAGGCAATATGCACCGAGAGGGCCAGCAGATGGATCTAAAGGAGACACTTTGGGTGATTCTTCACTGAGACATGGAAGACCTGGGCTAGGCCCCAAGTACTGCTGCCTCGACTTCAGAGAACTAGCAAACCAAGCCTTTTCCCTTTGCTGCATGATGAATTTAATTGAGTcggggaaaaaaatattaagaacTGAAATGCAAGTAACAGTGAAAACCAAGTATTAATAGGCAAAAAGGAACGGTTTTGTCTATTAGAGTATAAAAGCCTTCAGAAATCAACAGAGGGATAGGCAGGGATATACATCCAAAATCTTTGAATATAACCTCAATGTATGATAAGCCTAGCACAGAGGACTTACACAATTCCAACTATAGAGTACTTGGCAATTACATATTGAATATCATATTACAGGTAATCATGAGGATGACCATCAGCCAGCTCAACCTGTTATGTGGTAACCAGCATAAACCAGGTACCCAACCTGGTTGAGCCAATTTTCACTGTTTTGAGGTCTGAATCGACCGTCACTCTTTATCGTCTAACCTGCATGCACTGATGTCTTTGGCTCACCAACAGTCTTACCTAAAAGGTTAATGATGAATCTCTATATCGATAGCTCAAGAGTCATTATTAGTACAGATCAATTGTCTCCTATCACAGCATGTTGCAAGTTACTGGAAAGAAGTAAAACACAGGAACAACCAAGAAATTTATATCAATGATTAAATAGGCAGAGACATCTTCAAGTTCAGTAAGATTATCATACTCTGGGATAATTAAATCTACAGATGACTTATTATGCTTACATTGTGATGTATATGATTATGTAGaagttttcctcttcttcttccccgcCTTCGAATAATTGGAGAAGGGTTGTAATCCTTTTGAAGTGATTTTGTATATACAAAATATAAGATTCTTCTGTGTTTTATCCAAGTGCAACATTTCTGTGGCTCTAATTTAAATAAGAGATGAGGTATGAAAAATAACTTATGTAGGACTGTTAGCTCTGGAAGTTCTTGAAACCTCATGTTGATTTtgccccgggggggggggggttggaacTCGGTTACATGCCTACTCAATCTAACATCAGGAATGAAGTGTTCAGTAGATTATGCAAAGCTTCCATTCTTACCTGAAGCTTAACAGGATCAGTATTTGACCCATCAATGACATCAATCGCTCCATTGATCCTGAACTGCTCCCATGAGTCCGTGAAATACCAACATATCTACAATCACAGAATTTGAACACCAAATAAATAAACCCCAACACCACAACCaggtacaaaaaaaaatttaagggcATCACAACAAAACAAATTCacgaatgaaaaaaaaaaaaaaaaaaagaaaagaaaagaaaggatcatagtttaggaagaaagaacaaaaggTGTAAACGGGTATACGTTATACCTCAGTTTTAGAGTCAATTTACCTCAGCAAAAGGACAGTGCTTAAGATCATCGATCTGCAGAGGTTGATACAAAACACAATTTCATTTATAGTTAATAGTAATTGAAAAAGGGAACTCTTCAAGCAAGGGGGGAGAACAATAGCAGAACCAGTAAAATCATGGAATTAATGAAGATAACCTTGCGGCTACGGCCGTCCGTGTTTATTTGAATCTTGTCAGTTCCTTCTAGGAATCCTCTGAAAGATCATTGAACCCATTgagctaataaaaaaaaaaaaaatttattccaGGCGGAAAGACATAGACCTGAAAACAACAGTGCGATTGGCAGGTCTACCATTAGATCGGACAGTTGCCTGAAAACCCAGAATTGACGAATCAATAGAACCCCAAAGAAAATCTTATTAATCTATAttatcagaaaaagaagaacaacaacaaaaagaTAAAATGGAAAGAAACTTGTTTAAACATGAAAAGAGGGATGAACTAATTTTCCAGAACAGGATTGAATTCGAGAACAAgaatgaagaagggaaggaagggTCAGAAGCAGTTACTTACGAGTTGAGGGAAGGAGTGCTTGAGGTTGGCGTTGGACTCGATTGCTTTGAGAAGGAGCTGCTTCCAAGGCGCTGCCGCCCCCCATTGTGTCTGCGACTGTGCCATTTCTCATATCATCCCACGATGCCTTTCTTCGGTAAAAACAACAAAGCAACTACTACTACTATTTCGTCATAAGAATTCCCCCAAAAATAGCTACGGCGATACACAAGGTTTCAAAACTCGGATATATACtaatccgatttttaaaaccatgatggTGAATCCTCAGTTATTATTGTAAcaaaggttttatttttttttcgagGAGAAAATAATATTACCCGATCGTGCACTCTTTTGTTGAAACATAAGGGTGTTGAAGCACAAAAATCCTTTAAaacagtgaggatccaacagtTGGGGTGCATGCCAGGGTTCTCCCAATCCTTGGATCTTCATTGTCACTCATTGCTCACCCCTCACCGCTCACCGCAGAGGATTTGAGTCTTTTTGGAATAACCATCTTGCTCCTTGTTGGATGTTTGAACACACATTTTCATTGGCTTTCATGCTTCACTTAATGCAAAAGCCATGCAATTTGGTAGCattctctcccattttttttttaaatatcacaAGATTATCTATTTTGCCACATGAATAGATAATATTGAATTTTGCTCACTTTATTTTATAGATGGGGCTTGAGGCCTTGGGGATGGGCTTTAGTGTTCCAAACAAttatttaatcaaattaaaccAAATCCTAACAAGGTTGAGATGAGTGACTTGTAATGAACCACTAAATAATAGGTTATGTCCTTCGAAGTCAATAGCTCTAATGGCAAAGTGAAATGCTACAGCTAAGTCGTA is drawn from Macadamia integrifolia cultivar HAES 741 chromosome 7, SCU_Mint_v3, whole genome shotgun sequence and contains these coding sequences:
- the LOC122084517 gene encoding methyltransferase-like protein 17, mitochondrial gives rise to the protein MASLVPETAPKVLTAETLRSAAKLSERLHIVPVRLRRAIKKFLREQEKPNMKRNVLSLSKSFSDIKEVNLQLSTSTSKELVEDPFKSMEQSKRWKIKTSYGDIGLKYRDDETVAYIASRMPAVYSACHRVLREVRRRLPGFSPARVLDFGSGTGSVLWALREIWPRSLERINLVEPSKSMQRAGQSLLLDLKDLPLIRSYDSIQELARNLEKSDREHDLVVASYVLGEVPSLKDRITMVRQLWDLTRDVLVLVEPGTPHGFNIISQMRSHILWMEKRKCRKGDGSDEASKDMVASKSGAFVVAPCPHDGTCPLENTSKYCHFVQRLERTSSQRAYKRSKGEPLRGFEDEKFCFVALRRGQRPQEPWPLDGMTFETLKEQHARRRPEDLEIDYEDLFGSEDEDTPYEEEDPVSYNSDVTETDAMTEHEVEEEEDEAAHANLGSGWGRIIFSPVRRGKQVAMDVCRSIKRDGSEGSFGRIVITQSKNPTLHKQASRSLWGDLWPF
- the LOC122084518 gene encoding pyridoxine/pyridoxamine 5'-phosphate oxidase 2 — its product is MAQSQTQWGAAAPWKQLLLKAIESNANLKHSFPQLATVRSNGRPANRTVVFRGFLEGTDKIQINTDGRSRKIDDLKHCPFAEICWYFTDSWEQFRINGAIDVIDGSNTDPVKLQQREKAWFASSLKSRQQYLGPSPGLPCLSEESPKVSPLDPSAGPLGAYCLLVLDPEEVDYVNLKSNDRLLFKSEQRDERKSWISEKINP